From the genome of Nicotiana sylvestris chromosome 2, ASM39365v2, whole genome shotgun sequence, one region includes:
- the LOC104244308 gene encoding protein DETOXIFICATION 45, chloroplastic-like, with product MAALKLSGAVRIGTSSSECARRTLKKVFLVKTSTRNNYVGSRFVKRSRLDNVVKNCGLVSDEHSVDSSNLEEKFGSTRDQLLTEGAIALPGTSTEQFPTQDVQTELIMLSLPAIAGQAIEPLAQLMETAYIGRMGALELASAGISVSIFNIISKVFNIPLLSVATSFVAEDISKYADEDSAAAERKALPSVSTALVLSAGIGLIEAAAMYLGTGTFLSIMGLSTDSTMRIPAEHFLKLRALGAPAVVLYLAVQGIFRGFKDTRTPVICLGLGNLSAVFFFPIFMYIFQLGITGAAISTVLSQYIVAILMLWHLNKKTVLLLPSIKNLQLGGYLKSGGFLLGRTLAAVLTVTLSTSNAARLGAIPMAAHQICLQVWLSASLLADAQAASGQALIASSFARQDYSRVKLITHVALKTGLATGVLLAIILGLSFPSFAKCFTNDSQVLDIVRSGLLFVSASQPLNALAYIFDGLHYGVSDFPFAAISMMIVGALSSVFLLYATPIIGLPGVWSGLTIFMGLRSVAGFMRLSAKNGPWWFLQDSQENEVAIS from the exons ATGGCAGCTCTTAAGCTCTCAGGTGCAGTAAGGATTGGAACTAGTAGTAGTGAATGTGCAAGAAGAACCTTAAAGAAAGTTTTTCTAGTCAAGACTTCAACAAGGAATAATTATGTTGGATCAAGATTTGTGAAGAGGTCGAGATTAGACAATGTTGTTAAGAATTGTGGGTTAGTGAGTGATGAACATTCTGTAGATTCTTCTAATCTTGAAGAAAAATTTGGCTCAACTAGAGACCAACTCTTAACTGAAGGAGCAAT TGCATTGCCAGGAACTTCTACTGAACAATTCCCAACTCAGGATGTACAAACCGAGCTTATAATGCTTTCTTTGCCTGCTATTGCTGGTCAAGCAATTGAACCGTTGGCACAGCTTATGGAGACAGCTTATATTGGACGAATGG GTGCATTGGAGTTGGCATCAGCTGGCATTTCTGTATCAATCTTTAACATAATATCGAAGGTGTTTAACATCCCTCTCCTGAGTGTGGCAACATCATTCGTGGCAGAAGACATCTCCAAGTATGCTGATGAGGACTCAGCTGCTG CTGAAAGAAAGGCACTTCCATCTGTCTCCACTGCCTTAGTTTTATCTGCTGGAATTGGTCTGATTGAAGCCGCAGCAATGTATCTTGGTACTGGAACCTTTCTCAGCATCATGGGTTTATCAACG GATTCAACCATGCGTATTCCAGCAGAGCATTTTCTTAAACTTAGAGCGCTTGGTGCTCCAGCTGTAGTGCTTTATCTGGCTGTGCAAGGCATCTTTCGTGGTTTTAAGGACACAAGGACCCCTGTAATATGTTTAG GGTTAGGGAATCTGTCAGCTGTATTTTTCTTTCCCATCTTCATGTATATTTTTCAACTGGGCATCACTGGTGCAGCCATTTCTACCGTATTATCTCA ATACATTGTGGCCATTTTGATGTTATGGCATCTTAATAAAAAGACTGTATTGCTGCTGCCAAGCATTAAGAACTTGCAACTtggtggctatttaaaatctg GTGGTTTTCTTCTTGGGAGAACTCTAGCTGCTGTTCTTACAGTAACTTTGAGCACATCAAATGCGGCTCGATTAGGAGCAATACCCATGGCGGCCCATCAGATATGCCTGCAAGTATGGTTGTCTGCCTCGCTATTGGCAGATGCCCAAGCTGCATCTGGTCAG GCTCTCATTGCAAGTTCTTTTGCAAGACAGGACTACAGCCGAGTTAAATTGATCACACATGTAGCTTTAAAG ACTGGATTAGCTACTGGGGTTTTGTTAGCCATTATTTTGGGTCTGTCCTTTCCTTCTTTTGCGAAGTGCTTCACAAACGACTCTCAAGTTCTAGATATCGTTAGATCTGGTTTACTG TTTGTCAGTGCCAGTCAACCCCTTAATGCTCTAGCCTATATCTTTGATGGGCTCCACTATGGTGTTTCAGATTTCCCATTTGCAGCTATCTCCATG ATGATCGTGGGTGCACTCTCTTCAGTGTTTCTGCTTTATGCTACTCCTATAATTGGTCTTCCAGGAGTTTGGTCGGGTTTGACTATTTTCATGGGATTGCGCTCTGTGGCTGGTTTCATGAG ATTATCAGCGAAGAATGGTCCATGGTGGTTCTTACAGGACTCACAAGAAAATGAG GTTGCAATATCATAG
- the LOC104244318 gene encoding butanoate--CoA ligase AAE1-like, protein MSLSSTINMSHFFKDSRLGGWFFNGSNQAHFSCTTTSGVAKFFPKTLKMSKRLCQLSGDHDRQVSEPWASVEGMIKCDANYVPLTPISFLERAANVFSDRTSVIYGSSVTYTWEETYARCIKLASALVQLGISRGDVVATLAPNVPAMQELHFAVPMAGAILCTLNTRLDSAMISTLLIHSEAKVIFVDQQLLQLAQGAISLLAIKKTQPPLLVVISEKSKNIDNSNTYEYESLLKSGHSDFSIRWPISEFDPISINYTSGTTSGPKGVVYSHRGAYLNSIATFLLHEMSSLPIYLWTVPTFHCNGWCLIWGLAAFGGTNVCLRHVSAKEIFESISLYKVTYMGGAPTVLNMIVNSSPRDRKPLPHKVKIMTGGSPPPPQILSRMEELGFGVNHLYGLTETYGPGIYCLWKPEWDSLPPDERFTLKARQGVQHLCLEEVDVRDSATMEKVPADGVTMGEVMFRANTVMSGYWKDVKATEEAFRGGRFHSGDLAVKHPDGYIDIKDRLKDIIISGGENISTVEVERALYRHPAVFEAAVVARPDNHWGQTPCAFVKLKEGFDVSDKEIINFCRDNLPHYMAPRTVIFQDLPKTTTGKIQKFILKEKAKALGSLF, encoded by the exons ATGAGTCTCTCTTCCACCATCAACATGAGTCACTTTTTCAAGGACTCAAGATTGGGTGGATGGTTCTTTAATGGTTCTAATCAAGCTCACTTTTCATGCACTACGACCAGTGGCGTAGCCAAATTTTTTCCTAAGACATTGAAGATGTCTAAGAGGTTGTGCCAGCTTTCTGGGGATCATGATCGTCAAGTTTCTGAGCCATGGGCATCCGTGGAGGGTATGATCAAATGTGATGCAAATTATGTTCCATTGACACCCATTAGTTTCTTGGAGAGAGCAGCTAATGTTTTTAGTGATAGAACTTCAGTTATCTATGGTTCCTCTGTGACGTACACTTGGGAAGAGACCTATGCTAGGTGTATAAAGCTTGCTTCTGCTTTGGTTCAGTTGGGGATTTCTCGTGGTGATGTG GTTGCAACACTAGCCCCTAATGTTCCAGCAATGCAAGAGCTGCATTTTGCAGTACCAATGGCTGGAGCAATTCTTTGTACATTAAACACACGACTTGATTCAGCTATGATATCAACACTGCTAATTCATTCAGAAGCAAAAGTCATATTTGTGGATCAACAGTTGCTCCAACTTGCTCAAGGAGCAATATCTCTTCTTGCTATCAAGAAAACACAACCACCTCTTCTTGTTGTAATCTCTGAAAAATCTAAGAATATTGACAACTCTAACACTTATGAATATGAAAGTCTCCTCAAAAGTGGCCATAGTGATTTTTCTATAAGGTGGCCAATAAGTGAATTTGACCCTATTAGCATTAACTATACTTCTGGAACAACATCAGGTCCTAAAGGAGTTGTTTACAGTCATAGAGGTGCATATCTCAATTCTATTGCCACATTTTTGCTTCATGAGATGAGTTCATTACCTATTTATCTTTGGACTGTTCCAACATTTCACTGCAACGGATGGTGCCTCATTTGGGGTCTAGCAGCATTTGGTGGCACTAATGTTTGTCTAAGACATGTATCTGcaaaagaaatatttgaaagtATTTCATTGTACAAGGTGACATATATGGGAGGGGCACCTACTGTCTTGAACATGATAGTGAATTCGTCGCCGCGTGACCGGAAGCCACTTCCACACAAGGTTAAGATTATGACAGGGGGTTCACCACCACCTCCACAAATCCTTTCCAGAATGGAGGAGTTGGGATTTGGAGTAAATCACTTATATGGACTAACAGAGACATATGGTCCAG GTATATATTGCTTGTGGAAGCCTGAGTGGGATTCTTTGCCTCCAGATGAAAGATTTACGCTGAAAGCAAGACAAGGAGTGCAACATCTTTGTTTAGAGGAAGTTGATGTAAGAGATTCTGCCACCATGGAGAAGGTGCCCGCGGATGGTGTAACAATGGGAGAAGTTATGTTTAGAGCAAATACAGTAATGAGTGGTTATTGGAAAGATGTCAAAGCAACAGAAGAAGCTTTTAGAGGTGGACGGTTTCATAGTGGTGATCTTGCTGTTAAACATCCTGATGGTTATATAGACATTAAGGATCGGTTAAAAGACATCATAATCTCTGGTGGAGAAAATATAAGCACAGTTGAGGTGGAAAGAGCTCTGTATAGACATCCAGCAGTGTTTGAAGCAGCAGTAGTCGCACGACCAGATAACCACTGGGGACAGACACCTTGTGCATTTGTGAAGTTGAAGGAGGGATTTGATGTTAGTGATAAAGAAATTATCAACTTCTGCAGGGATAATTTGCCTCATTACATGGCACCCCGGACAGTAATATTTCAAGATCtccccaaaacaacaactggAAAGATACAGAAATTTATCCTAAAGGAGAAAGCAAAAGCCTTGGGCAGTCTTTTCTGA